In the genome of Paenibacillus sp. FSL R5-0766, one region contains:
- a CDS encoding glycoside hydrolase family 3 C-terminal domain-containing protein, whose translation MNRDIKQIVKQLTLNEKATLCSGSSFWTTQAVERLDIPSIMMTDGPHGLRKQAGDADHLGLNGSVPSTCFPSAVGLASSWNRDLVQLVGETIGKEAQAEDVAILLGPGANIKRSPLCGRNFEYFSEDPYLTGELAASHISGVQSQGVGTSLKHFAVNNQEHRRMTTDAVVDERTLREIYLTGFEKAVKQAQPWTVMSSYNRVNGTYASENEYLLNTILKEEWGHEGFVVTDWSAVNEIAASIAAGLGLEMPSSNGEGPRKIVEAVNGGELSEEQLDQAVERLLAVIFKAAENKRPEATFDSEQHHQIAREVAGETMVLLKNEDDILPLSKNSRIAVIGELAQKVRYQGGGSSHIHPTQLDNPYEQMVLLAEADASVTYAEGYKLASDESDPLLMKEAVEAAKAAEVAVLFIGLPDRYESEGYDRSHMDIPANQSALIKAVASEQPNLVVVLSNGSPIVMPWLDDVKGVLEAYLGGQATGGAMADLLFGETNPSGKLAETFPQSVHHNPSALFFPGDGDRVDYREGIYVGYRYYDRKGIEPLFPFGYGLSYTQFEYTGLNLNDTQFKDTDRVTVTVTIRNTGTRYGQEVVQLYVRDQQTVVSRPDKELKGFAKIGLEPDAEGSVSFTLDKRSFAYYNVDLKDWHVESGSYDILIGSSSRSILLQQTVNVESTTTGPVPTFDRNTTLGELLANPKTMAVMSQLQGLVPEGTEEAQSDAISSEMIQATMKYMPLRSLIPFTGGAFTEETLSQLLAGLNAAVRQ comes from the coding sequence ATGAATCGCGATATCAAGCAAATTGTGAAACAGTTAACCTTAAACGAAAAGGCAACACTCTGCTCAGGTAGCAGCTTTTGGACAACGCAGGCTGTAGAACGTTTGGATATTCCATCCATTATGATGACGGATGGTCCTCATGGATTACGCAAGCAAGCAGGTGATGCCGACCATTTGGGACTGAATGGAAGTGTTCCCTCCACTTGTTTTCCATCGGCGGTTGGGTTGGCCAGCTCCTGGAACCGGGATCTCGTTCAGCTTGTCGGAGAAACAATTGGTAAAGAGGCGCAAGCGGAGGATGTCGCCATTCTGCTCGGCCCAGGGGCGAACATCAAGCGTTCCCCGTTGTGCGGGCGCAACTTCGAATATTTCTCAGAGGACCCTTACCTGACGGGTGAACTGGCAGCATCTCATATTTCAGGTGTGCAAAGCCAGGGTGTGGGAACCTCACTTAAGCATTTTGCAGTGAACAATCAGGAGCATCGCCGAATGACGACCGATGCGGTGGTCGACGAGCGGACGTTAAGAGAAATATATCTGACCGGGTTTGAGAAGGCGGTCAAGCAAGCTCAGCCATGGACAGTGATGTCTTCTTACAATAGAGTGAATGGAACGTATGCGTCGGAGAATGAATATTTGCTGAATACCATTCTGAAGGAAGAATGGGGACATGAGGGCTTTGTTGTGACAGACTGGTCCGCAGTGAATGAGATCGCAGCCAGCATCGCTGCAGGACTTGGACTGGAGATGCCTTCTTCCAACGGAGAAGGTCCACGCAAAATTGTGGAAGCGGTGAATGGAGGCGAGTTGTCCGAAGAACAGCTTGATCAAGCCGTGGAGAGGTTGTTAGCTGTTATTTTCAAGGCGGCAGAAAATAAACGTCCAGAAGCAACCTTTGATTCTGAGCAGCATCATCAGATTGCCAGAGAGGTAGCAGGAGAAACAATGGTGTTGTTGAAAAACGAGGACGATATTCTTCCGCTGAGCAAGAATAGCCGCATCGCCGTTATCGGAGAGCTAGCTCAGAAGGTCAGATATCAGGGCGGCGGCAGTTCGCATATCCATCCTACTCAACTGGATAACCCTTATGAACAGATGGTTTTACTTGCTGAAGCGGATGCATCGGTGACTTATGCTGAGGGCTACAAGCTTGCTTCAGATGAAAGTGACCCGCTATTGATGAAGGAAGCCGTCGAGGCGGCCAAGGCAGCGGAAGTCGCTGTGCTGTTCATTGGTCTGCCTGACCGCTATGAATCGGAAGGATATGACCGGTCTCACATGGACATCCCCGCTAACCAATCGGCGCTAATCAAAGCCGTTGCCTCAGAGCAGCCTAACCTTGTTGTCGTATTAAGCAATGGATCACCGATTGTGATGCCATGGCTTGATGATGTGAAGGGAGTACTTGAGGCTTATCTGGGCGGTCAGGCAACTGGAGGAGCCATGGCGGATCTGTTGTTCGGAGAAACAAACCCAAGCGGTAAGCTGGCGGAAACGTTCCCGCAATCGGTGCATCATAACCCTTCGGCTCTGTTTTTCCCCGGGGACGGAGATCGTGTGGATTACCGTGAAGGCATATATGTTGGTTATCGTTACTATGATCGTAAGGGCATTGAACCGTTGTTCCCGTTTGGTTACGGATTGAGCTATACACAGTTTGAATATACCGGTCTGAATCTGAACGATACACAGTTCAAGGATACGGATCGGGTTACGGTAACTGTTACGATTCGAAACACAGGCACTCGTTACGGTCAAGAGGTTGTGCAATTGTATGTGCGGGATCAGCAAACCGTAGTAAGTCGTCCGGACAAGGAATTGAAGGGATTTGCCAAAATCGGACTGGAGCCGGACGCTGAGGGCAGCGTTTCCTTCACACTGGATAAACGCAGCTTTGCCTATTATAATGTTGATTTGAAGGACTGGCATGTAGAGAGCGGTTCCTATGATATTTTGATTGGCTCATCCTCTCGTTCCATTCTCCTGCAACAGACGGTCAACGTGGAGTCCACAACAACCGGGCCAGTACCTACCTTTGACCGTAATACAACGCTGGGTGAGCTGCTCGCCAATCCAAAAACGATGGCTGTCATGAGTCAATTACAGGGACTGGTTCCAGAGGGAACGGAAGAGGCACAATCCGATGCGATATCCTCCGAAATGATTCAGGCAACCATGAAATACATGCCGCTTCGTTCGTTGATTCCGTTTACGGGAGGGGCTTTCACGGAGGAAACTCTTTCCCAGTTGCTTGCTGGATTAAATGCGGCTGTTCGTCAGTAA
- a CDS encoding TetR/AcrR family transcriptional regulator: MEPRQRLQQERSDLKTRRRAAIIEAAKIAFLNKGFEQATMQDIADEAVLGVATIFRYFPRKEQLIVAVASDIVQSEVLVFSDIIRGEGTCYDKLGRLFDSLVFFQQVESQRSSKLIEAFECYVAMSKSPLEDIEMYHSNYQQIIMLCAELAELGQKDGSVRNDANVVETINTMINVFGNFSKKTAMLNGIEAFQTKVDEAEQFNILKNIFLDHLKS; encoded by the coding sequence ATAGAACCCCGTCAAAGGCTTCAACAAGAGCGCAGTGACCTCAAAACAAGAAGACGAGCAGCTATAATTGAAGCAGCTAAAATTGCTTTTTTGAATAAAGGCTTCGAGCAAGCGACCATGCAGGATATTGCGGACGAGGCAGTACTTGGCGTGGCCACAATCTTTCGCTACTTTCCGCGGAAAGAGCAGCTTATTGTTGCTGTAGCTTCAGATATTGTTCAGTCCGAGGTTCTGGTATTCTCCGATATTATCAGAGGTGAAGGCACCTGCTACGACAAGCTTGGCCGCCTTTTCGACTCGTTAGTTTTTTTCCAGCAGGTAGAAAGCCAGCGAAGTTCCAAATTAATAGAAGCTTTTGAGTGTTACGTCGCAATGTCCAAGTCCCCGTTGGAGGATATCGAGATGTATCATTCTAACTACCAACAGATTATTATGCTTTGTGCAGAGCTGGCTGAGCTTGGTCAAAAGGATGGATCTGTTCGTAACGATGCTAATGTGGTTGAAACGATTAACACGATGATTAATGTCTTTGGCAACTTCTCCAAAAAAACAGCGATGCTCAATGGCATTGAAGCCTTCCAAACAAAAGTGGACGAAGCCGAGCAATTTAATATCCTCAAGAACATATTTTTGGATCATCTCAAGTCCTGA
- a CDS encoding histidine kinase, whose protein sequence is MKKKYRTFMNIVAITLIMLVAVLVMYTFSVQSSLDTVQKDIETNNLNRVQFVVNSLDQSINRLNMLSISMETDNSIALLRSIDVMSSFEQVQLIQNVAVRVNLQSLSEGWNNKISVYSVLLNQWIISSELDMKTPSVDSLKSGWNYDAATAKYYKYKVSPQIIIRLEFPRSNLEDIVENSHQSENETLFYKPDEQLITRKEANSITPLIMKELTGHLQPSSGTETVSVNGAQYIVNYVYSHQLGWYLIDFMPLDKALQPIRMTQFWFYSACVMLFMAGVTIIVVLFRKVQIPILALLKGVRLLKHGDFSYRIQRQSGNEFDYLYGQFNDMAGQIEDLIEKVYKEKIVAREAVLKQLQAQINPHFLYNCLFFINNMTRLGNEEAVTAMTQNLAEYFRYTTRLDEPMTCLEKELGIVRNYLEIQSLRMDRLSYLIELPDELRSVPIPKLLIQPLVENSIIHGIEAKWDSGSIHITVERTEHGLCIVVDDDGKGMTEEEINALKARISEPPVDTMGCALWNIAERLRIQDATHSGIQFEQSPLGGMRVRLNWSLANWQNESLR, encoded by the coding sequence TTGAAAAAGAAATACAGGACCTTTATGAACATAGTGGCCATCACGCTGATTATGCTTGTCGCCGTCCTGGTCATGTATACCTTCTCGGTTCAATCCAGTCTGGATACCGTTCAAAAGGATATTGAAACCAACAATCTCAATCGAGTGCAGTTTGTCGTTAACTCACTCGATCAGAGCATAAATCGGCTGAATATGTTATCCATCTCCATGGAAACGGACAATTCTATTGCACTGCTGCGATCCATTGACGTGATGAGTTCCTTTGAGCAGGTACAGTTGATTCAAAATGTTGCTGTGAGAGTCAATTTGCAAAGTTTGTCCGAGGGATGGAATAACAAAATATCGGTCTACTCGGTTCTGTTGAATCAATGGATCATTTCTTCGGAGTTAGATATGAAGACTCCCTCTGTAGATTCACTGAAATCAGGCTGGAACTATGATGCAGCTACAGCTAAATATTATAAATACAAGGTCAGTCCACAGATCATTATTCGGTTGGAGTTCCCGCGCAGCAATCTGGAGGATATAGTTGAGAACTCACATCAGAGCGAGAATGAGACGTTATTCTATAAACCGGACGAGCAATTGATTACTCGCAAAGAGGCTAATTCCATTACCCCTCTCATCATGAAGGAGCTAACCGGTCATCTACAACCATCCTCCGGTACAGAAACCGTTTCGGTTAACGGAGCCCAGTACATTGTCAATTATGTGTACTCTCATCAGCTCGGTTGGTATTTAATTGATTTTATGCCTCTTGATAAAGCGTTACAGCCTATACGAATGACCCAATTCTGGTTTTACTCTGCCTGTGTCATGCTGTTTATGGCGGGGGTCACGATTATTGTTGTTCTTTTCCGCAAGGTACAGATCCCCATACTTGCTCTGTTAAAAGGTGTTCGTCTTTTGAAGCATGGCGACTTCTCTTATCGTATTCAGCGGCAGAGCGGTAATGAATTTGATTACTTATATGGTCAATTCAACGACATGGCCGGACAGATTGAGGATTTGATTGAAAAGGTATACAAGGAAAAAATCGTAGCTCGTGAAGCGGTGCTGAAACAGCTACAAGCCCAGATTAATCCTCACTTTTTATATAATTGTCTCTTTTTCATTAATAATATGACAAGATTGGGCAATGAGGAAGCGGTTACTGCCATGACCCAGAACTTGGCTGAATATTTCAGGTACACCACACGCCTTGACGAGCCGATGACCTGTTTGGAAAAAGAGTTGGGTATCGTTCGCAATTACCTTGAGATACAGAGCTTACGCATGGACCGTCTCTCTTATCTGATTGAGCTACCGGACGAGCTAAGATCTGTCCCGATTCCCAAACTACTCATTCAGCCTTTGGTGGAAAACAGCATCATCCATGGCATAGAAGCCAAGTGGGATTCCGGTTCCATTCATATCACCGTTGAGCGCACGGAACACGGGCTCTGTATTGTGGTTGACGACGACGGGAAAGGCATGACGGAGGAAGAAATTAATGCACTTAAGGCCAGAATATCCGAGCCGCCTGTGGACACGATGGGATGTGCACTCTGGAATATTGCGGAGCGTCTGCGCATTCAGGACGCTACCCATTCGGGTATCCAGTTTGAACAGAGTCCCCTTGGAGGCATGCGTGTCCGATTAAACTGGTCGCTCGCCAATTGGCAGAATGAATCCTTACGTTGA
- a CDS encoding extracellular solute-binding protein — MSSKIYLSLSVACLILFTAACSGKAQEPMPVKTGVIVTTVKMNDPTTIYKNGETAADNVHIRWARETLGVDIRTQWSAPVDDYDMKLRLMLSADNTLPDVFSSNVMDTVNGFMISGKLLDAGQAFDRYASSTWKAAMAEVPEAWKPFEIDGKRMAIPIITEQASQSVLWIRKDWLDYLNLKAPSNLDELESVMKAFTYDDPDGDGVQNTYGIDFAIKDQYLASPIGDISWVFGAYGAIPSIWSKNVQGNLVYGSIQPQIKTALAKLQDWKKKGYVSNNIALQDFNQVNKNIFDGKVGMVAGPRWFGDYPLQQLNEKDPKAEFVPYPIPAGMDGTTARFKGNSYSGALMISANISEEALQAFFKYQNYLYEATVTNNPLYLSAYQNGYDYVLNPDGSVDSDSRDIPGGKVITFKYTLMGQYVSYPSRFRAALLKMGKREGLSSHDRAILFSMGIDPKDEKQYPIMKANVVETRQRQIDRVNLFQGPPTKTMQARNTYLQKMELDTFNSIIYGEEPLTIFDEFVKKWMDSGGRKITEEVNEWYQSAQTRP; from the coding sequence ATGAGTAGCAAAATATACCTGTCTCTTTCTGTTGCTTGTTTGATTCTGTTTACCGCCGCATGCAGTGGTAAAGCACAAGAGCCTATGCCTGTAAAAACAGGTGTGATCGTAACAACAGTCAAAATGAATGATCCAACCACCATCTACAAAAATGGCGAAACTGCTGCCGATAATGTACATATCCGTTGGGCCAGAGAAACGCTTGGCGTGGATATTCGGACCCAATGGAGTGCTCCTGTCGATGACTATGATATGAAGCTTCGATTAATGCTCTCTGCTGACAATACGTTACCTGACGTGTTCTCATCCAATGTCATGGACACAGTCAATGGATTTATGATCTCAGGCAAACTGTTGGACGCTGGACAAGCCTTTGATCGATATGCATCATCCACTTGGAAAGCGGCTATGGCTGAAGTGCCAGAAGCATGGAAGCCTTTTGAGATTGACGGGAAACGGATGGCGATTCCGATCATTACGGAGCAAGCCTCGCAGTCCGTACTTTGGATTCGCAAGGATTGGCTAGATTATCTGAACCTGAAGGCACCAAGCAATCTTGACGAACTGGAAAGTGTAATGAAGGCCTTTACCTATGATGATCCAGACGGTGATGGCGTACAGAATACCTACGGTATTGATTTTGCAATCAAGGACCAGTATCTGGCCTCGCCTATCGGAGACATATCCTGGGTATTTGGTGCGTATGGAGCGATTCCAAGTATATGGAGCAAGAATGTACAGGGCAATCTCGTGTACGGAAGTATCCAGCCTCAGATCAAAACCGCACTGGCAAAACTGCAAGACTGGAAGAAAAAAGGATATGTGAGCAATAACATAGCTCTGCAGGACTTCAATCAGGTCAATAAAAATATCTTTGATGGCAAAGTTGGCATGGTAGCTGGTCCACGCTGGTTTGGAGATTATCCGCTGCAACAACTTAATGAAAAGGATCCGAAGGCTGAGTTTGTGCCTTATCCGATTCCTGCAGGAATGGACGGAACCACAGCGAGATTCAAAGGAAACTCTTACAGCGGGGCTTTAATGATCAGCGCAAACATTTCTGAAGAAGCCTTGCAGGCTTTTTTTAAGTATCAGAACTATCTGTATGAGGCTACGGTGACGAATAATCCGTTGTATCTGAGTGCCTATCAGAATGGATATGATTATGTACTGAACCCGGATGGTTCGGTGGATAGTGACAGCCGCGATATTCCCGGGGGGAAAGTGATAACGTTCAAATATACCCTCATGGGACAATATGTGAGTTACCCTTCCCGATTCAGAGCAGCTCTTCTGAAAATGGGCAAGCGAGAAGGGCTCAGCTCTCATGATCGCGCCATTTTGTTCAGTATGGGAATTGACCCTAAGGATGAGAAGCAGTATCCCATTATGAAGGCAAATGTTGTAGAGACCAGGCAGCGGCAGATTGATCGAGTCAATCTGTTTCAGGGGCCCCCGACAAAAACAATGCAAGCTCGAAACACTTATTTGCAAAAAATGGAACTGGACACCTTCAACTCCATTATTTATGGAGAGGAGCCACTCACCATTTTTGATGAGTTCGTGAAAAAATGGATGGATTCAGGCGGAAGAAAAATCACGGAAGAAGTGAATGAATGGTACCAATCGGCGCAGACTCGGCCTTAA
- a CDS encoding alpha-L-rhamnosidase, translating into MNITHMKTNHITNPLGFAVTKPTFSYTVTDTTATTQIAAQVEIALDESFTELVFDSGITEDIDSLAYSPDLELAARTRYFWRVRLWNELGEKATSETAWFETAKQDEPWTAKWITPELEPTIHPVLQKTFEVKGPIAKARAYICGLGVYELELNGVKAGDEYLAPHYNAYHKWLQYQTYDITDLLQEGSNAIDVRLGNGWYKGRFGFEGDTTANLYGDHFALLSELVITYTDGTEVVVPSDLSWHATRSNVVDGNIYDGEIYDATLDVTEIYPVRESEMGYELLQARKSLPVVIKETLKPIEILTTPAGETVIDMGQNMVGWLQFRTTAPSGTVIHLQYGEVLQKGNFYRENLRSAKAEYIYTANGEEAIVRPYFTFYGFRYVKVEGWAGELDLNDFTGCVVYSDMERTGYLETSHAGVNRLFENALWGQKGNFLDTPTDCPQRDERMGWTGDAQVFSGTANYNMDTYAFFNKYGYDLWMEQEDRNGMVPMVIPVGRVQGGGSSAWGDAATIIPWNTYLHSGDPSILEQQFDSMKTWVDYIKRLDDESGSTRLWAIGFHFGDWLALDGDDPNSPMGGTDNYFIASAYYAYSSDIVAKAAKVLGHHDLAASYDQLAQEVRAAILKEYFTANGRLAVDTQTAYAIALYMDLVPEQHKARIAEAIRLRVRKDQNHLRTGFVGTPYLNRVLSAYGSNDIAYTLLLNDDYPSWLYAVNMGATTIWERWNSILPDGTISENGMNSLNHYAYGAVVEWMYRHMAGINPVEDRPGFRHALLAPMPDFRIQWTKGRIDTAAGTYCSEWRFDEAGKLYLSFSVPFNATATIKLPRAVVDQVMMNGITLSDTGLIVVQVEDEVIIEVVSGTYDFIYVPSVPYKQTLSTRTPLNVLLRNEHSRSMLHELSPVLASLDPGTIGPMGEASLRDLSTYPSFSTPEEELDQLDLKLETIQIV; encoded by the coding sequence ATGAACATTACTCATATGAAAACAAATCACATCACTAATCCGCTCGGTTTTGCGGTAACCAAGCCAACCTTTTCTTATACCGTTACGGATACGACAGCGACAACGCAGATCGCCGCACAGGTAGAAATTGCACTGGATGAATCTTTTACAGAACTTGTATTTGATAGTGGAATAACAGAGGATATTGATTCGCTCGCGTATTCTCCGGATCTGGAACTGGCTGCACGGACGCGTTACTTCTGGAGAGTTCGATTATGGAATGAGCTTGGGGAAAAGGCGACCAGTGAAACGGCCTGGTTTGAAACGGCGAAGCAGGATGAACCATGGACAGCAAAGTGGATTACACCTGAACTGGAACCGACGATTCATCCAGTCCTTCAGAAAACGTTCGAAGTCAAAGGTCCCATCGCCAAAGCACGGGCGTACATCTGTGGTTTGGGAGTATACGAATTGGAACTAAACGGAGTCAAGGCTGGGGATGAGTACTTGGCCCCTCATTATAATGCCTATCACAAATGGCTTCAGTATCAAACCTACGATATTACCGACCTGCTGCAAGAAGGGTCCAACGCGATAGATGTCCGTTTGGGGAATGGCTGGTATAAGGGACGGTTTGGTTTTGAAGGAGATACCACTGCCAATTTGTATGGTGATCATTTTGCATTGCTGTCCGAGCTGGTGATTACGTATACGGATGGAACAGAAGTTGTTGTCCCTTCAGATCTGTCCTGGCATGCCACCCGCTCGAATGTGGTGGATGGTAACATCTATGATGGAGAAATCTATGATGCCACGCTGGACGTGACTGAGATTTATCCAGTTCGGGAAAGTGAAATGGGGTATGAGCTTTTACAAGCAAGAAAAAGTCTTCCGGTCGTGATCAAGGAAACCTTGAAGCCGATCGAAATTTTGACCACGCCTGCGGGAGAAACGGTCATTGATATGGGCCAGAATATGGTAGGCTGGCTGCAATTCCGTACTACGGCACCAAGCGGAACGGTCATCCATTTGCAATATGGCGAAGTGTTGCAGAAAGGCAATTTCTACCGGGAGAACCTTCGCTCGGCTAAGGCGGAGTACATCTATACAGCAAACGGTGAAGAAGCTATTGTGCGTCCGTATTTCACATTTTACGGTTTCCGATATGTTAAGGTTGAAGGCTGGGCAGGCGAACTGGATCTGAATGACTTCACAGGCTGTGTGGTTTACTCGGATATGGAACGTACCGGGTATTTAGAAACCAGTCATGCTGGCGTGAATCGTTTGTTCGAAAATGCACTCTGGGGGCAAAAGGGAAACTTCCTAGATACCCCTACCGATTGTCCACAGCGCGATGAGCGCATGGGCTGGACAGGGGATGCACAGGTATTCTCCGGTACAGCAAATTACAATATGGATACGTATGCCTTTTTTAACAAGTATGGATATGATCTGTGGATGGAACAAGAGGATCGGAACGGTATGGTTCCGATGGTCATTCCGGTTGGACGTGTGCAGGGCGGAGGGTCCAGCGCCTGGGGAGATGCGGCAACCATTATTCCGTGGAACACGTATCTGCATTCCGGGGACCCATCCATTCTGGAGCAGCAGTTTGACAGCATGAAGACATGGGTAGATTACATCAAGCGTTTGGATGACGAATCCGGTAGTACACGTTTATGGGCGATAGGTTTTCACTTTGGTGACTGGCTTGCGCTAGATGGGGATGATCCGAACTCTCCAATGGGGGGAACAGATAATTACTTTATTGCCTCAGCCTACTATGCCTATTCTTCAGATATCGTAGCCAAGGCTGCCAAAGTACTTGGACATCACGATCTTGCCGCATCCTATGACCAGTTGGCGCAAGAGGTTAGAGCTGCAATTCTGAAGGAATACTTTACTGCGAATGGACGTCTGGCAGTAGATACACAGACCGCATACGCTATAGCGTTGTATATGGATCTCGTTCCTGAGCAACATAAAGCACGGATTGCAGAAGCTATTCGCTTGCGTGTACGCAAGGATCAGAACCACTTGAGAACTGGCTTTGTAGGTACGCCGTATTTGAACCGGGTTCTATCAGCATATGGAAGCAATGATATCGCCTATACGCTTCTGCTCAATGATGATTACCCAAGCTGGCTGTATGCGGTCAATATGGGAGCAACAACAATCTGGGAGCGTTGGAACTCCATTTTGCCAGATGGTACAATCAGTGAAAATGGTATGAACTCGCTTAATCACTATGCCTATGGTGCCGTTGTTGAATGGATGTATCGTCATATGGCGGGGATCAATCCAGTAGAGGATCGACCTGGCTTCCGCCATGCACTGCTGGCACCGATGCCTGATTTCAGAATCCAGTGGACTAAAGGTCGCATTGACACCGCTGCAGGAACTTATTGCAGTGAATGGAGGTTTGATGAAGCAGGTAAGCTGTATTTAAGCTTCTCTGTTCCATTTAATGCAACAGCAACGATCAAGCTGCCACGCGCCGTGGTTGATCAGGTGATGATGAACGGAATTACACTTTCGGATACAGGCCTGATTGTCGTTCAGGTTGAAGATGAAGTGATCATCGAAGTGGTGAGTGGCACGTATGATTTTATTTATGTACCATCCGTGCCATACAAACAAACGTTAAGCACCCGTACACCTCTGAATGTACTGCTTCGTAACGAGCATAGCCGGAGTATGCTGCACGAGCTTTCACCGGTGCTGGCTTCGCTGGACCCGGGGACAATTGGCCCGATGGGGGAAGCAAGCTTGCGTGATCTATCCACCTATCCTTCGTTCAGTACGCCAGAGGAAGAACTTGACCAGCTCGATCTCAAGCTGGAG